The sequence below is a genomic window from Brevibacillus laterosporus.
CTGCGCGCAAATCTGTAGCCTCTACTGTAGCCCCATAAAACTTATCAACACCACGGATAAAAGCTGTTCCTAGGTCTACAAAGATGGAAGCACCCATGCGCTCCAGTTCAGTCACATGCTTGAACCTTCCTTCAAACACCGTCTCCTTCATCAAACTTGTTCCGTTTGCTAGCGACAGAAACACCATCATCTGCGCTTGCAAATCGGTTGGAAAACCAGGATAGGGAGACGTCATAATGCGATTAATCGCCCGTGGACGAGAAGTGTTTTTTATTTCCATTATATCATGGTATGTTTTGATTTCAACACCGCTACCACGTACTAGTTCAACCAAAGCAGTTAAATGTTCAGGAATCGTATTACTAAGTTCAATATGTCCTTTTGACAATCCTACAGCTAACAGATGCGTGCCCGTCACGATCCGGTCCGGGATAACACGATAACTGATGGCTCTCAGCCTTGGAACACCGTCAATCTCTATGGTATCCGTTCCTGCTCCGCGGACTTTTGCTCCCATTGAATTTAGGAAATTTTGCAGATCAATGATTTCGGGCTCGCGTGCGGCATTGTATATCCGGGTCGTACCTTTTGCCAGAACAGCAGCCATCATAATATTCTCCGTTGCACCTACACTTGGAAACGTTAAGAATATTTTTGTACCTTCGAGCGCTGGTGAACGGAAAGTAATGTAGCCCTCAGCATCAATGTATTGCGCACCTAAAGCAGCCAAACCGGAAAGATGGAGATCAATTCGTCTCTCCCCGATGGCACAGCCTCCAGGACGTGAAATGGTTACTTCCCCCAATCGTGCTAATAATGGGCCCATGAGGAAAATGGAAGAACGCATTTGTCCCATTAAATCTTCAGGTACCTGAGTCCGATTAATACCTGTCGTATCAATCGTGACAGTATGCTCTTTGTGACTTACTTTCGCTCCAATTTCGCTCAAAATTTTGAGCATTACTTCTATGTCCTTCAAATGTGGTACATCGTAGATATGAAACTGCCCTTCAGCGAGTACAGTCGCAGCTAGAATTGGCAGAGCGGCATTTTTGGCTCCATGAATCCGTAGCGTTCCGGACAGAGGTTTTCCACCTTCGATAGCAAAAGCTTCCAAACTTTCACCTCCGTGTTACCCCTCGCCGATCACCAAAACCTCCGTATGCAAATCTACGTTAAAGTTTTTCAGTACCGTAGCACGAGCATGCTCAATTAAGGTGAGGACGTCGGTCGCCGTGGCTCCTCCTCGATTTACGATGAAATTAGCATGCATCTCAGATATTTGAGCTCCCCCAATGATAAAGCCTTTTAGCCCTGATGCTTCAATCAAACGTCCTGCATGATCTCCAGGTGGATTACGGAAAACGCTACCTGCGCAAGGCGAGTTAAAAGGTTGCGTACTAAGCCGACGGTCTTTGAACTGAGCCAGTGATGTAGCAATCTCTTTGCGATCTCCGGTCTGTAACTGAAGAGTGGCTTCAATGACAATACCTTTGCGTTGCTGCAATAGGGATGTGCGGTAACTAAACTGCATCTCTTCCTTGGTTACTACCTTTGTCTTTCCATCGTTGAAAAGGATTTCGGCACTTGTTAGAATACGTGAAAGATCAGATCCATGCGCCCCGGCATTCATGTAGACAGCTCCTCCAACAGATCCAGGAATCCCGCCTGCAAATTCTAATCCAGTCAAGCCCTGTTTTCCTGCCTCTACCGCTAAGCGTACCATCGAGTACCCTGCACCAACACACACCGTTTCTCCCTGAAATTCGCAGTGACTTAGGCCCTGAGCTATCTTAAACACGGCCCCACGTATCCCTCCATCCCTCACTAGAAGGTTGGAACCGCGCCCAATAACAGTCCAGGGAATCTCATGTTGATGGATAATTTGAACCGCCCGAATGAGCGCTTCTTTATCTGTAGGCTGGATCATCAGGTCTGCTGGTCCCCCTATTCGCCATGTTGTATGCTTGGCGAGAGGCTCTTCAACCCATACTTTTCCAACATTTGCTTGTTCTAATGCTTCTGCTACATGCTTCATAAGAACCTCCTGACACAAATGCTAGGTCGGAACTTTTTTCAATCACGCGTTTGCTCCCATACTATGCGCATTTCCGATCTAGCGTGACAAACGCCTATTATTAGCGTTTTACCTCTTTTACTATCTGTTGATATAGATTACTCGCAGCTTCTGGCATTCCTAATGAGAGGGATGCCTTTTGCATATTGCTCCACTTTTGTTCATCTGTCAGCACGGTATGAAGCGTGGACATCAGTTTCGTAGATGTTAACTCTTTTTCAACTAAGACCGCTGCTGCTCCCGTTCTTTCCAATCCTCGTGCATTTTTCTCCTGATGGTTATTGGTTACATACGGAGATGGAATGAGAATCGACGGAATCCCCAGTGCCGTGATTTCTGCCAAAAAAGACGCTCCTGCTCGATTGACAATCACATGTGTTGCTGCTAGTAAATCTGGCATATGATCGACGTATGGAACGAGCGTAAAGTTGCTTGGTCGATCTGTCATTTGCTCTACACGTTCTTTAATCGATTCATAATGAACCGCTCCCGTTACATAGACAAAGTGACAGTCTGGATACGTGCTAAACTGCGTTAGAGATGAGAGCGTCACTTCATTGATCGCTCGTGCCCCACGACTACCTCCTACCACTAGCACAATCTTTTTGTCGCTTGGCAGTCCTAGCATATTTCGTCCTTTACTAGAATCACTATGTATGACTTCCGTAGCCCTCGGATTACCTATAAAGCTTGTTTTGGCTTGTGGAAAAAATGGCAAGGACTCCTCAAAGGAGACAGCAATTTGATTCACATAGCGAGATAAAAATTTATTGGTTATGCCGGGGACAATATTTTGTTCATGAATAATTGTAGGAATGCCTAGCTTAGCAGCAGCATACACGACCGGCCCGCAGACGTAACCGCCTGTACCAATAACGATGTCTGGCTTAAATTCCTTCAGCATTCGTTTCGAATCAGATACCGCACGTATAAACTTCATGATTGTACGCACATTATCAAAAGAGAGTTTGCGCTTAAAACCTGCTATCTCTACTGCTTGAAAGGGTATATTAAATTTGGGGACAATAGTAGATTCCAACCCTTTATGGGTACCGATATACAAAAAGGCAGCTTGCGGTTCATGACGCAAAATTTCTTTTGCAACCGCAAGCGCCGGATAGATGTGTCCTCCAGTTCCTCCCCCTGTTAACACGACTCTCATAGTATCACCCATCTCTTTTATGTTATCTGTTATCTGGAAAAGCGGGAGATGTTTAACAAGATGCCTACCTGCGTAAGCATAAGCGTTAGCGAGGAGCCACCGTAACTTAGAAACGGCAAGGTGATGCCCGTTACAGGAAACATGCCCGTTACAACGCCTACATTAATCGTTACTTGGATGCCGATCATGCCGATAATAGCAAGAGACAACAAATTTCCAAACAGATCAGGCGCTGTAATTGCTACTCGCATACCTCGCCATAATAGCAACAAGAATAAGAGCAACACCAGGGTCCCACCAACAAAGCCCAATTCCTCGGAAATAATGGAGAAAATAAAGTCATTATAAGGCTCAGGTAAGTAGGAAAACTTTTGCCTGCTCTCTCCCAATCCTAATCCTAACAGACCTCCTGGCCCAATCGCATATAGTGACTGAATGATTTGATAGCCGGAACCTAATGGATCTGACCATGGATCAAGAAACGAAGTAATCCGAGCCATTCGATATGGTGCTGACAGAATCAGACCAACAAAGCCCACGGCGCCAATCATCCCAAGCCCAACAAAATGGCTTACTCTCGCTCCAGAGGCAAAAATCATTAGAACCGCCATGCCCATCAAAACGCTTCCAGTCCCTAAATCAGGTTGTAACATAATCAACCCGAAACATGCAACTGGGATTAACAAAGCAGGAAACAATCCCTTTTTAAAATAAGAGATGTTCTTTTGATTATCTGACAACCATCTGGCTAAAAAAGCCGCAACACCAAATTTGGCAAATTCTCCAGGTTGAATACCGAATGAGCCGAATCCAAGCCAACTTTTTGAACCATTAACTTCACGACCGATAACCAGAACTACCACAAGCAACGCCAGGCTTATAATAAATCCAACTTTGGCCCATTTCTTCCATACCCAATAGTCAATATTCATCATCACATACATGGAGACAATACCCAAAATCGCGAAGATGATCTGCCGTTTGGTAAAAAAATACGGGTCTTGGAATTTGTGCTGGGCAAACACAGCACTGGCGCTGTAGACCATCACAATCCCTATTCCTAATAAGAGCAGGGTGACAAAAACGATAACAAAATCAGGGGCAGAACGTACTTTACTCATCGCAAGCCATCCTTTCGTACGCCGTCCCCTTGCTTTCATATTTGTCTGAACTCACAAAGGGACATGTTTATATAGGCTTGTTTCTAAGTTTATGCACGCTATCCTTAAACATGCTCCCTCTTACCTCATAGGAAGGGAACATATCCCAGCTAGCACAAGCCGGGCTTAACAAGACCACGTCATTCGCTTCTGCGACAGCCGCTGCTTGTTGGACAGCACTATCCACAGTATCGACCGCAAAACGAAGTTCAATCCCTGCTTCTTCAGCTCTTTTCTGTAAAATGGGAGATGTTTGCCCATATGTCACTATTGCTTTTACTTTGTTTTTCAATGGTTCAACCAATTCGGCAAAATTCACTCCCCGATCTAATCCACCTGCGATAAGCACAACAGGCTCCTTAAAAGCTTCAATACCTCGGATAGCAGCTTCGGAGTTAGTAGCTTTGGAATTGTTATAATATTTTACATCGTCGATTGTATCAACGTATTCTAAACGATGTTCAACACCACTAAAACTACGTAATACATGCTTCATCGCATCGTAGTCAGCACCAGCTAATCTACTCATTACGATCGCTGCAAGCGCATTTTCCTGATTAAATTCCCCTGGCAATGAAATCTCGTTGGCTTTCATAATCTCATCTACCTTGCCATCCACGTTTTTAAAGTAGACAATACCATCCTTGATAAATGAGCCACACGGAACCTCTTGCTTACTACTTACATAGAAAGTTTTTGCTCGAATGTTTTGGCAAACCTGCATCACGGGTTCATGATCATACGGCAGAACTGCATAATCTTCTTCCGTCTGATTGGCAAAAATTTTACATTTCGCCTTGGTATACTCTTCAAACGAATGATGATAATCCAAATGTGCTGGATAAAGATTTAAGATCGTAGCAATATGCGGACGGAACGTATCGGTTCCTATTAATTGGAAACTGCTTAATTCAGCCACTAAATACTGATCCTGCTTCATCTCTTCCGCCAAACTACATAACACCGTGCCAATATTTCCACCAACGATAGCATCCACAGTTGCCGCATGCAAAATAAGTCCCACTAAGGTCGTAGTCGTCGTTTTTCCATTAGAGCCCGTGATGCCGATCAATGGTGCTTTGGACAATCGATAGGCTAGCTCCACCTCCGTAATAACTGGAATGGACATAGCTAAAGCTTGCTGAACTGGTTTTGATTCATATGGAATACCTGGATTTTTAACCACTAATGAAACACCCTCGGAGATAAGATCATCAGGGTGTCCACCTGTAATAACTTGTACCCCGAGCTCTTCTAACTCTTCATATCCGGTAGCTTCCTCACGAGACTTTTGATCATTTACGATGACAATAGCACCAAAACGGTGTAACAGTTTTGCAACCGCCACACCGCTTTTCGCTAAACCTAAAACAACAACGCGCTTCCCTTTATACATATCCATGTTAACGTATCACCTCTAAATAAACACCTAATCCGGCAAATAGAATGCCAACAAGCCAAAATGTGACCACCACACGCCACTCAGACCAACCAGTAAGCTCAAAATGATGATGCAAGGGGCTCATACGGAAAACTCGTTTTCCGCGAGTTTTGAAAGATACAACTTGAATAATGACCGATAGCGTTTCAATGACAAAAACAATTCCGATAATCGCCAGTAGCAATTCTGTTTTGGTCATGATAGCAATCCCGGCCAACGCTCCCCCTAAAGCAAGCGAACCTGTATCACCCATAAATACACGTGCTGGATGTGCATTGAAGACTAGGAAACCTAGGACAGAACCAACCACTGCTGCACTGAAGATGGCCGTATCCATATTAGATGCATTCCAAGCTATGATCGCATATGCTCCAAAGGCAATTGCACTTGAACCTGCCAACAAGCCATCTAAGCCGTCTGTAAGGTTAACAGCATTTGTACTCCCCACAAGTAAAAAGACTAAGAACGGGAAGTAGAAGAGCCCCAGATCAATACCTAGTGACGTTCCTGGAATCGTCAACGTTGTGGGATGATTCATCTGCAAGAGTAAATAATAAGCACCGATCGCTAATAGGATTTGACCAAAAAACTTTTGTTTCGCAGTTAATCCCAGATTATGTTTTCTTTTAATTTTAATAAAGTCATCAAGAAAACCGATAAGTCCATAGCCAAACGTAACAACAATCAGAAACAACAACTCCGTGTCCCACTTCGCAAATTTTAACACGGTTAATAGGAGAGCCATAGCAATGATGGTTCCCCCCATAGTAGGTGTTCCCGCTTTTTTCTGGTGAGATTTGGGGCCTTCTTCACGAATGCTTTGACCAAACTTTAATCGGCGAAGCATGGGAATAAACAGCGGACCAATTAAAACAGCAATGAGAAAGGCTGCGATGATTGTTATAAATAAGACATTATCAAATGGCATGCCCCTACCTCCTTTCTTGCATAGTAGCTAATGAGTAGTCATAGTTGTTCGTTTCTTTTCTGTTCATGGATAGCTTCCTTTGCTATTTCCCGATCATCAAACGGAAAGATCTCACCTTTACTTTCTTGATAGGTTTCGTGTCCTTTACCTGCGATCAGAACACAGTCGCCCGGTTTTGCCTGCGAAATCGCATGCAAAATGGCTTCGCGTCGATTCACAATCGTAATGAAGCGTTCCTGATCGACATCCTGTAGCCCACCTACCATATCAGCCAAGATGGCTTCTGGCTCCTCAAAACGAGGATTATCTGAAGTTAAGACGCTGTAGTCAGCATATTTCGTTGCAATCTGTGCCATAATTGGGCGCTTTGTACGATCACGATTTCCACCACAACCTGCCACACAGATCAGTCGGCCTGTTACAAATTCCTTTGCTGTAATCAGTGCATTTTCTAGGCTGTCAGGCGTGTGGGAATAGTCTACGATTACAGCATAATCCTGTCCAAGTGACACAGGCTCAAAACGGCCGTCTACCCCTGGAATATCCTCTAAGCTTTGAATAATAGCTGCCAGTGGAACTCCTTCCACTAGGGTAGCTGTAATAGCTGCTAATGCATTATAAACATTAAACTTTCCCATTAATTTCATATTAACTGTTGCTTCTCCGGCAAAGCTTTGCACGGTAAAGCTAGTTCCAGCAGAAGTAATACGAATAGAAACAGCTCGCACATCCGCTTGCTGATCTATCCCATATGTAAGCACGCGAGCTGGGGTCACATGAGCAAAATACTTCGACACCTCATCGTCCGCATTTAAGATCGCTGTTTTCATGGACTGTTGATCGTAGCTGTTCCCTAACTGGGCAAACAATAGTGATTTTGCCTGACGGTAGTTTTCAAATGTCTTATGATAATCCAAATGATCTTGTGTCATATTCGTAAAAATCGCTGTTAGATAGTCGCAGCCATGTACACGTCCCATATCCAGAGCGTGTGAGGAAACCTCCATAATGGCATAATCCGTATGAATCTCCAACATCCGACGAAAACTAGATTGTAGATCAATAATATCAGGTGTCGTATTTTTCACCTTCTCAATTTGATCCCCAATGCGCATATGGATCGTCCCAATCAAACCCGTCTTTTTCTGTTGGTCTGTTAGTATTTTATCAATCAGATGTGTGGTCGTCGTCTTTCCATTGGTTCCAGTAACACCGATCAGTTTTAGCTTCTGTGAAGGAGAACCGTAGAACCGATCCGCTAAGAATGCCATTGCCCGCCTTGAATCTGGTACGATGACAACTGTTTTGTCCACCTCGATTTCACGCTCAGCTATAATGGCGATTGCTCCCTTTTCCACCGCTTGAGCAGCAAATTCATGACCGTCTACCGTAAAGCCAGACAGGCAAATGAATAAGTCCCCGGGCTTAACATTACGCGAATCAGCCGTAATTCCAGTGATGACTACTTGGTCATCCCCTGTTGTGTGACTGACTAGCAAGGGGGCAAGTAACTCCCTTAACAACATACAATGGCACCCCAATCTCCAACTAGTATAGACAAAAGATGTTTCGTTTCAAAAGTAGAAAAGCGATAAGAAGGGGAGATAAAAAGCTATCTCCCTCTACGAACATCTATTGTATAGCTAATTAGTCGTTTTGTCACCAAGGTATACGCGAATTTTTGAGCCTTCTTCCACCTTTATGCCCGGTTTGGGAGACTGTTTAATCACATGAGTTCCTTTACCGGAAACTTCTAAAGGCATGGTATAGTACGAATTGGTAATTTCTTTTATGGCCATTCCTACTAGGTTAGGAACCTCCACATACTTTTTATCTCCGTAGGCAATCTCACGTTCGATATCACTGGTGCGTTTCTCTACATTTAGATAAGGCAGGCTGGATTCTAGCACATTTTTAACAACAGGAGCTGCGATCGTGCCCCCGAATGCTTGAGCTTTCGGATTATCAACAGCTACGTATACTAGAATCTGTGGATCATCTGCCGGTGCAAATCCAATAAAAGAAACAATGTATTCATTAGATACATAATGTCCATTAGCTGATTTTTGAGCAGTACCCGTCTTTCCTCCAACTCGATAGCCTTCAATATAGGCATTGTGCCCTGTTCCACGAGATACAACACTTTCCAATGCACTACGCACCTGTTTTGATGTTTCCTCGGAAATAACTTGGCGCACTTGAGTGGGTATGGTACGACCGATAATATCGTGCGTTACACTATCCCTCCACTCCTTTGCAATGTACGGTTTCATCAATTTGCCACCATTAATTGCCGCTGAGACGGCTGCCATCTGTTGAATAGGTGTTACGGATACCCCTTGACCAAATGAAGTCGTTCCTAATTCGACGGGTCCAACACGCTGTAATTTAAACAAGATTCCATTCGATTCCCCGATTAAATCCACTTCGGTTTTTTTCCCGAACCCAAAATTTTTGATGTATTCAAACAGCCTTTCTTTTCCTAGGCGTTGTCCCATTGTCACAAATCCTGGGTTGCAAGAGTTCTCCACTACTTCTAGCATCGTCTCTGAACCGTGCCCCTGCCTTTTCCAGCAACGCAAGGGGGTACCTGCTACATTTATATGACCTGGATCAAAAAAGTTCTCTTTTAAATCAATGACCTTTTCATTTAAAGAAGCCGCTAACGTAACAATTTTAAACGTAGAACCTGGTTCGTATGTTTTCCAAATAGGTAAATTGCGGTTATAAATATCTGGTGCATACTCTAGATAGCGGTCTGGATTATAGGTTGGTCTACTGGCCATAGCCAGAATCTCTCCCGTTTTCGGATTCATCGCTACCGCTAAAATATCGTCTGGTTGATAAGCAACCATCGCCTGATCTAGTTCACGCTCCAGAAAGGTTTGAATTTGTTTGTCAATCGTTAGGTACATATCCATGCCATCGACTGGTGACACATACTTCTCCGCGTGCCCTGGCATAGCCCGCCCACCAGCATCAGCAGGAAAAGATACATGACCTGGTGTACCCGTCAATATCTTATCATACATCTTTTCTAACCCAGTTAGACCTTGATTGTCAATTCCTGTAAAACCAAGCACTTGCGCTAAGAACGAACCATTTGGATAAAATCGTTTAGAGTCATCTGCTACTTTAACTCCTGGTAACGCAAGAGCTTGTATTTCCTTAGCCTTCTCTTGTGAAATTTTCCGTCCCCCAGGAACTCGTACGATCATTTGAGAGCGTTTGCTGATTTCAGTGAGTACCTTTTGATCCGACTGACCCAAAATGATCCCCAGTTTCTTGGCTGTCTCTTCAGGATTTTTTATTTGTGCCGGTATGGCCATCACAGAAGGAACCGTTGTATTTTTCACCAGATCCTCACCATGTCGATCTTTGATGTTACCACGCTTTGCTTCAAATTTTACGTTGCGGCTCCATAAGTCATTGGCTTCATCCTGCAACCATTGTCCCTGAACTAACTGAATGTAGCCAAGCCGCGAAATCAATGCCATAAACAAGAATATTCCCACCACGAGTGCGATGAATATTCGCCGACGCACGGTAACATTTGAAACCCGCATACAGCAAACACTCCTCCTTGCCAATAAGGTTTGTCTTTTCCTACCCTATTCAGCAAAGAGGAGTGTTAGAACTACTTGTCTACAGATACATACGCAGGGGAAAGCTTTACTTGAATGGTCTCTTTACCCGTCAGTATGGCACCTGCTTCTACATTTTGTTCAACTACATATCCGCTACCTGTTGCATTTACTGCAATGCTCAGCAAATTACCATACTCCAGCACTTCTCGCAATGATTTCCCTTTAAAATTAGGCATTTTCATTGAGGCTTTACCATCTGAGGCAAGAAGTAAGGTCGTGGTGCTCCCTACTTTTTCATAGGGAGCCGGGATTTGATTAATGACATTGGTCCCCTCACCAACCACTTCTACCTTAAAACCTGCCTGCTTTGCCCGTTCCTTCGCTTCCGTTAAAGGGATGCCTGTTAGTTGTGGTACAGTTGACTCTGGTAACTGCTTCTCTTCCACCACAGCGGCTTGTGCAGCCAAGGTACTTCGGTCAGGCTTCTCTTGCAAATATTGCAAGCTTTTTTCCATAATCGCTTGAAACATTGGTGCGATAACTATTCGGCTAACTTGTGAATATTCTACTCCACCGCCTGGATCATCAACTACAATATAGACAACCAACCTCGGATTTTCTACGGGAGCAAATCCAATAAAGGAGTAAATATATTTATTATCAATAATTTTCCCTCGCTCATTATACTTCTGTGCCGTACCTGTTTTACCAGCTACACTAAAATTCTCCAATTTAAAAGCTCGTCCTGTCGCTCCTGATTTTATATCGCCATCAATGACCGTTTGCAAAATTTTGCGAGTTTCACGTGCCGTTTCTTCTGAGATGGGACGCGAAACTTCTTTAGGCTGATAGCGTTCTAGCACCTGACCTGTACGTGGGTCTGTACGCTCCTTTACAATGAGCGGTTGCATCAACTTACCACCATTTGCAATAGCAGCTACAGCCATGACCTGCTGAATTGGCGTTACGGTTACCCCTTGTCCAATTGGTGTGACAGCCAAGTCACGCGGAGAAAATTTATTTGGTTTTTCAACGTTTGTTAAGTTTCCTACTTCTTCACCGGGTAGTTGTATTTTCGTCTCTTTTCCAAATCCGAACGCTTTGAAATAATGCTCTAGCTTAGCTTGTCCTAGCTTCTCATTACCTAACATAGCAAACAGAACGTTACTTGAACGCTGTACACCATTTAAATATGTAATAGATCCCCATCCACTACGATTATGATCGTAAATAGCTGGTCCTGACTTCCAAGCCTTGTAATTTCCTGATTTAAATGTCCAATTCGAATGAAATACCCCTTCTTGAATAGAAGCTGCGAGCGTAATGATCTTAAACGTTGAACCGGGTTCAAACGTATAACTCACACCAAAATTCATATAATTAACGATATTACGGTAATTGTTTGGATCATGCTGCGGACGATTGGCCATCGCGAGGATTTCACCTGTATTAGGATCAGCTACGATAACTGTCATACCTTTTGGATGGAACGCCGCATCTGTTTTGTCTAACGCCTCTTCTACGTAATCTTGTACCTGATCGTCAAGGGTTAGCTTTACATTTTGGCCATCCTTAGCTGCTTTAAACTCAGTCTCCCCATCTGGCAACTGATAACCCAGAGCATCCTTCACGGTCTTCAGGACGCCCTCTTCCCCTTTTAATTCGTTCTTAAATTGTCGTTCAATCCCCATCACAGGTTTTCCCTCATTATCCAAAAAACCCAATACATGAGAGGCAAATTTCCCTTTAGGATAAAAGCGATTGGTTGTTTCCGAAATTTTAATTCCAGGCAATAGATTTTGCGGGGATTTTACCCCTTTTTCATCTAGCGGGTACTGCATGGCTATAATTTTTTCCTTTTGCTCCAAGGTTAATTTTGCAGCTTCAGGACCTAGTTCAACCCATATTGCATTTGGATTTTTGGTCAGACGCTCTAATATTTTGGCCTGTGGCTCATTTATGACCGTAGATAGTTTCTGTGCTGTCATAACTGGATCTTTCACATAATCCTTCGTGTCATTTTGACCATTTGCCAAGACCTTTGGGCGCACCTGTGCTTCCACTTTATAAGCCCGCCCCTCGAAAGCAAGTAGTCTACCATTTCGATCTAGAATACTCCCACGTTTAGGAATTAAGGTCGTATTGCGATTCCATTGGCCCTCTCCCTTTTCCATAATCCATCCAGCCTCTACCACCTGTACCCACCACAAACGCGATACCAAAAGTAAAAATCCGAGCAAAATCCCCATTCCCACAAGTAAAATACGCATGTTCATTCGCTTTTTTGTTGTCACGGACCTTTCCCTCTTCCTTTCTGGCAAAAAAGAAAATGTTACTCCCTCTTGCGTGAGTAACATTATTGAACTTTTTCAGCTTGTTTTGTTTTATCGGCTTTTTTATTCTCTTCCAATGAAATACCACCCATATTGCGAACCGATTTCATATCAAGAACCATTCCCATTTTTTCCGCTTCGGTTCCAATACGCTTGGGATTGCTCATTTCATCCACTTTTAATTGCATGGACTCAATCTCGCCCTTGGTAACTTCAATCTCTTTTTTCAACAGCTGAACTTGGTAGTTATTTTGTGAAATCTGATTATAACGGAAGCCGATAATGCTTGTAGCAATGACCAAAGCAAAGAT
It includes:
- the ftsL gene encoding cell division protein FtsL, with protein sequence MSYYSRGNLAYEVNRRSPSPKKMKRTVKIRPGVPTSEKLMYLLLIFALVIATSIIGFRYNQISQNNYQVQLLKKEIEVTKGEIESMQLKVDEMSNPKRIGTEAEKMGMVLDMKSVRNMGGISLEENKKADKTKQAEKVQ
- a CDS encoding stage V sporulation protein D, producing MRVSNVTVRRRIFIALVVGIFLFMALISRLGYIQLVQGQWLQDEANDLWSRNVKFEAKRGNIKDRHGEDLVKNTTVPSVMAIPAQIKNPEETAKKLGIILGQSDQKVLTEISKRSQMIVRVPGGRKISQEKAKEIQALALPGVKVADDSKRFYPNGSFLAQVLGFTGIDNQGLTGLEKMYDKILTGTPGHVSFPADAGGRAMPGHAEKYVSPVDGMDMYLTIDKQIQTFLERELDQAMVAYQPDDILAVAMNPKTGEILAMASRPTYNPDRYLEYAPDIYNRNLPIWKTYEPGSTFKIVTLAASLNEKVIDLKENFFDPGHINVAGTPLRCWKRQGHGSETMLEVVENSCNPGFVTMGQRLGKERLFEYIKNFGFGKKTEVDLIGESNGILFKLQRVGPVELGTTSFGQGVSVTPIQQMAAVSAAINGGKLMKPYIAKEWRDSVTHDIIGRTIPTQVRQVISEETSKQVRSALESVVSRGTGHNAYIEGYRVGGKTGTAQKSANGHYVSNEYIVSFIGFAPADDPQILVYVAVDNPKAQAFGGTIAAPVVKNVLESSLPYLNVEKRTSDIEREIAYGDKKYVEVPNLVGMAIKEITNSYYTMPLEVSGKGTHVIKQSPKPGIKVEEGSKIRVYLGDKTTN
- a CDS encoding UDP-N-acetylmuramoyl-L-alanyl-D-glutamate--2,6-diaminopimelate ligase, whose translation is MLLRELLAPLLVSHTTGDDQVVITGITADSRNVKPGDLFICLSGFTVDGHEFAAQAVEKGAIAIIAEREIEVDKTVVIVPDSRRAMAFLADRFYGSPSQKLKLIGVTGTNGKTTTTHLIDKILTDQQKKTGLIGTIHMRIGDQIEKVKNTTPDIIDLQSSFRRMLEIHTDYAIMEVSSHALDMGRVHGCDYLTAIFTNMTQDHLDYHKTFENYRQAKSLLFAQLGNSYDQQSMKTAILNADDEVSKYFAHVTPARVLTYGIDQQADVRAVSIRITSAGTSFTVQSFAGEATVNMKLMGKFNVYNALAAITATLVEGVPLAAIIQSLEDIPGVDGRFEPVSLGQDYAVIVDYSHTPDSLENALITAKEFVTGRLICVAGCGGNRDRTKRPIMAQIATKYADYSVLTSDNPRFEEPEAILADMVGGLQDVDQERFITIVNRREAILHAISQAKPGDCVLIAGKGHETYQESKGEIFPFDDREIAKEAIHEQKRNEQL
- a CDS encoding PASTA domain-containing protein; this encodes MTTKKRMNMRILLVGMGILLGFLLLVSRLWWVQVVEAGWIMEKGEGQWNRNTTLIPKRGSILDRNGRLLAFEGRAYKVEAQVRPKVLANGQNDTKDYVKDPVMTAQKLSTVINEPQAKILERLTKNPNAIWVELGPEAAKLTLEQKEKIIAMQYPLDEKGVKSPQNLLPGIKISETTNRFYPKGKFASHVLGFLDNEGKPVMGIERQFKNELKGEEGVLKTVKDALGYQLPDGETEFKAAKDGQNVKLTLDDQVQDYVEEALDKTDAAFHPKGMTVIVADPNTGEILAMANRPQHDPNNYRNIVNYMNFGVSYTFEPGSTFKIITLAASIQEGVFHSNWTFKSGNYKAWKSGPAIYDHNRSGWGSITYLNGVQRSSNVLFAMLGNEKLGQAKLEHYFKAFGFGKETKIQLPGEEVGNLTNVEKPNKFSPRDLAVTPIGQGVTVTPIQQVMAVAAIANGGKLMQPLIVKERTDPRTGQVLERYQPKEVSRPISEETARETRKILQTVIDGDIKSGATGRAFKLENFSVAGKTGTAQKYNERGKIIDNKYIYSFIGFAPVENPRLVVYIVVDDPGGGVEYSQVSRIVIAPMFQAIMEKSLQYLQEKPDRSTLAAQAAVVEEKQLPESTVPQLTGIPLTEAKERAKQAGFKVEVVGEGTNVINQIPAPYEKVGSTTTLLLASDGKASMKMPNFKGKSLREVLEYGNLLSIAVNATGSGYVVEQNVEAGAILTGKETIQVKLSPAYVSVDK